One genomic window of Cupriavidus metallidurans CH34 includes the following:
- a CDS encoding alpha/beta fold hydrolase, translated as MSTACTLPTAVVTLADAAALDAASSRFVVPCGDGDILVRAWGLPGGRPTVLLHGGSGSWVHWARNISALVSAGRRVWVPDLPGFGDSARPPLGTDADALPEPVERALDQLLDGAAYDLVAFSFGTMVASFIAARWPHRVRRLVLVGAPALGIGPANPLGLRAWMHLSPGPERDDVMHANMRALMLAREATTDDDSLAFHLYRADLLRDRMPKRRLHQTDVIQRTLPAVRCPLFGIWGEQDALYRGRTDLIAGALSKAPAFRWLRIIPNAGHWVQFEEAAAFDKVLDQALTES; from the coding sequence ATGTCAACAGCTTGCACGCTTCCCACCGCCGTCGTTACCCTGGCCGATGCGGCGGCGCTCGATGCGGCGTCGAGTCGCTTTGTGGTGCCCTGCGGCGACGGTGACATCCTTGTGCGTGCCTGGGGCCTGCCTGGGGGGCGGCCTACGGTACTGCTGCACGGCGGCTCGGGTAGTTGGGTCCACTGGGCGCGCAACATCAGCGCGCTCGTCAGTGCCGGCCGGCGCGTCTGGGTGCCCGACCTGCCCGGTTTCGGTGACTCTGCGCGGCCGCCTTTGGGCACCGATGCTGACGCGCTGCCTGAACCTGTCGAGCGGGCACTCGACCAACTGCTGGACGGCGCCGCGTACGATCTGGTCGCCTTTTCGTTCGGCACCATGGTCGCCAGCTTCATCGCCGCGCGTTGGCCTCATCGCGTAAGACGGCTGGTGCTGGTCGGTGCGCCTGCGCTCGGCATCGGGCCGGCGAATCCGCTGGGCCTGCGTGCGTGGATGCATCTGTCTCCCGGGCCCGAGCGTGACGATGTCATGCACGCCAATATGCGCGCGCTGATGCTCGCGCGCGAGGCGACGACAGATGACGACAGCCTTGCCTTCCATCTCTACCGCGCTGACCTGCTGCGCGACCGCATGCCCAAGCGTCGTCTGCACCAGACGGACGTCATCCAGCGTACCCTGCCTGCCGTGCGGTGCCCGCTCTTCGGCATCTGGGGCGAACAGGATGCGCTCTATCGGGGGCGCACGGACCTGATCGCCGGTGCGCTGAGCAAGGCACCGGCATTCAGGTGGCTGCGCATCATCCCCAACGCGGGCCACTGGGTGCAGTTCGAGGAAGCCGCGGCATTCGATAAGGTGTTGGACCAGGCTTTGACCGAAAGCTGA
- a CDS encoding tripartite tricarboxylate transporter substrate binding protein — MTQVDRSEFCLSRRAVLRGAAAAVAAAALPAPAQGAWPSRPVRIVVPFAAGGGSDAIARFTASRLNAALKQPFVVDNRPGAGGNLGTEQGLHSAPDGYTLTLIASSYSVNAAVYNLGFDPVADMTPIVQISNGPLLIVANPKTNIKTIGDLIQKAKTNPDKINYATSGAGGVAHAATELFMDRVGIRMTHIPYKGAAPAMSDTLAGTCDVYFSSVAIALPHIRAGKLVAVAVTTPTRLNALPNVPTVAESGIPGFDVPHWHGLIGPKGLSQEVVAKVNSAVNAFLKAPDANEHLQRDGVSAAGGTPSLLQERIAREVAGWKKLAAKGRLKVD; from the coding sequence TTGACGCAAGTAGATAGGAGCGAGTTTTGCCTGAGCCGGCGAGCAGTTCTGCGCGGAGCTGCGGCCGCGGTTGCAGCGGCTGCCCTCCCTGCGCCTGCGCAAGGTGCTTGGCCGTCAAGGCCTGTGAGAATCGTCGTGCCGTTTGCGGCCGGAGGCGGCTCGGATGCCATCGCGCGCTTTACCGCCTCCAGGCTCAACGCCGCGTTGAAGCAGCCGTTCGTGGTCGACAACAGGCCAGGAGCAGGCGGTAACCTTGGCACGGAGCAGGGATTGCACTCAGCGCCCGATGGCTACACGCTGACCCTCATCGCTTCGAGCTACAGCGTGAACGCTGCGGTCTACAACCTTGGGTTCGATCCTGTGGCAGACATGACGCCCATCGTCCAGATCTCGAATGGCCCGCTGCTCATCGTCGCTAACCCGAAGACCAACATCAAGACGATCGGTGACCTGATTCAGAAGGCCAAGACCAACCCGGACAAGATCAACTATGCGACCTCCGGCGCGGGCGGGGTTGCTCACGCTGCGACGGAACTCTTCATGGATCGCGTAGGCATCAGAATGACGCACATCCCCTACAAGGGCGCCGCGCCTGCAATGTCCGACACTCTTGCAGGCACATGCGACGTCTACTTCAGCAGTGTTGCAATTGCCTTGCCGCACATTCGCGCCGGCAAGCTTGTTGCTGTAGCGGTCACAACGCCAACCCGCCTTAACGCCCTGCCGAACGTTCCGACGGTTGCCGAGTCGGGGATACCCGGTTTCGACGTACCCCACTGGCATGGTCTGATCGGACCGAAGGGCCTCTCGCAAGAGGTGGTCGCAAAGGTGAACTCGGCCGTCAATGCCTTTCTGAAAGCGCCTGATGCCAACGAGCACCTGCAACGCGATGGTGTTTCGGCCGCTGGCGGAACACCTTCCTTGCTGCAGGAACGGATCGCTCGCGAGGTGGCGGGATGGAAGAAGCTGGCAGCAAAAGGGCGGCTCAAGGTCGACTGA
- a CDS encoding TolC family protein, whose amino-acid sequence MTQVTLFTPAKVHYIGAVLWLLASVRGVAAEAPPYSVLLQQSMASAPAMMAQAATVRAADADANQARAWLNPRIDTVLENLGAPSSDGTSQRQNTYSITQPFEVGGKRGARIEVGDRNYAAAQARERLARVAYAAELAVAYAAAEAMAARMALATENLARANEEFTAARALVQSGKEAALRSAQAQASVAAAQAAQAAADNDATHALARLSAMTGAAEPYTAVSSSLLTTQGTVPTAALPGQEAPTVAAAEAERNALDAQVGVERKRWIPDVGVSAGVRRYGWTNASGYVVGVTASIPLFDQNRSGINAAVERVAAAQARLDNMRLEAVAARRSAISQVSATDRQITAAEEGERAAAEAYRMGRVGYNAGKTPLMELLAVRRALLEARQLTIDARLARVRALAVLAQADGHLAFEDTK is encoded by the coding sequence ATGACCCAGGTAACCTTGTTCACGCCAGCCAAAGTGCACTACATCGGTGCCGTCTTATGGCTCCTGGCTTCGGTGCGAGGGGTCGCGGCGGAAGCCCCGCCCTATAGTGTCCTGTTGCAGCAATCGATGGCAAGTGCCCCGGCGATGATGGCGCAGGCCGCCACCGTCCGCGCCGCAGATGCCGATGCCAATCAAGCACGTGCCTGGCTGAATCCACGGATCGATACGGTCCTGGAGAACCTCGGCGCACCGTCAAGCGACGGCACGAGCCAGCGCCAGAACACCTACTCGATTACCCAGCCATTTGAGGTTGGTGGCAAGCGGGGCGCACGAATCGAAGTGGGGGACCGCAACTATGCCGCAGCGCAAGCGCGTGAGCGCCTGGCACGGGTTGCTTACGCGGCAGAACTAGCGGTTGCCTATGCCGCCGCGGAGGCCATGGCCGCCCGGATGGCGCTGGCGACGGAAAACCTGGCACGTGCGAACGAGGAGTTCACTGCTGCGCGTGCGCTAGTGCAGTCCGGAAAGGAAGCAGCGCTGCGCAGCGCGCAAGCGCAGGCAAGTGTGGCGGCCGCTCAGGCTGCGCAGGCCGCCGCCGACAATGACGCCACGCATGCACTGGCGCGGCTGTCGGCCATGACGGGAGCTGCCGAACCGTACACCGCGGTGTCCAGTTCCCTGCTAACGACACAAGGCACCGTGCCGACCGCGGCACTCCCCGGACAGGAGGCCCCGACCGTCGCTGCGGCAGAGGCCGAGCGCAATGCGCTGGATGCACAAGTTGGCGTGGAAAGAAAGCGCTGGATTCCGGACGTGGGCGTAAGTGCCGGCGTGCGTCGATACGGATGGACGAACGCCAGCGGATATGTTGTCGGGGTGACGGCATCGATTCCCCTGTTCGATCAAAACCGCAGCGGCATCAATGCGGCCGTGGAGCGCGTCGCGGCCGCGCAGGCCAGGCTCGACAACATGCGACTGGAAGCCGTAGCGGCGCGCCGATCCGCCATCTCGCAGGTCAGCGCAACGGATCGCCAGATCACCGCGGCCGAGGAGGGTGAAAGGGCGGCGGCAGAGGCCTATCGAATGGGCCGCGTCGGTTATAACGCCGGCAAGACGCCGCTGATGGAATTGCTTGCCGTCCGGCGTGCCTTGCTGGAGGCCAGGCAACTCACCATTGACGCGCGTCTGGCGCGCGTGCGCGCACTGGCGGTGCTTGCCCAGGCGGACGGCCACCTGGCATTCGAGGACACCAAATGA
- a CDS encoding CusA/CzcA family heavy metal efflux RND transporter — protein MIGNVLSGSIHYRWLVLFLTVVIAAIGAWQLKLLPIDVTPDITNKQVQINTVVPTLSPVEVEKRVTYPIETAISGLNGVENTRSMSRNGFSQVTVIFKESANLYFMRQQVSERLVQARPSLPAGAEPQMGPVSTGLGEVFHYSVEYQYPDGKGAPLKDGAPGWQRDGSFLTERGERLDDRVSKLAYLRTVQDWIIRPQLRTTAGVADVDSLGGYVKQFVVEPDAAKMAAYGISYGDLAQALEDANLSVGANFMRRSGESYLVRADARIKSADEISRAVIAHRQNVPITVGQVASVKIGGELRSGAASRNGQETVIGSALMLVGANSRTVAQDVGDKLEQISKTLPPGVVIVPTLNRSQLVTATIETVAKNLVEGALLVVVILFLLLGNWRAAVIAALVIPLSMLVSAIGMNQLGISGNLMSLGALDFGLIIDGAVIIVENTLRRLAQRQHQEGRLLTLRERLDEVLLSSREMLRPTIYGQLVIFLVFLPCLTFQGVEGKMFSPMVMTLMLALASAFVLSLTFVPAMLAVLLRKEVSEKEVRVIVATKQWYRPWLERAVARPIPFVGAGLLVLALAAVAFAFVGREFMPTLDEQNLNLSSVRIPSTSIDQSVAIDLPLERAVLSLPEVKTVYSKAGTASLAADPMPPNASDNYIILKPKSEWPDGVTTKEQVIERIREKTAPMVGNNYDVTQPIEMRFNELIGGVRSDVAVKIYGENLDDLTATGQRIAAVLRKTPGATDVRVPLTSGFPTFDIVFDRAAIARYGLTVKEVADTVSAAMAGRPAGQIFDGDRRYDIVIRLPGNQRENLDVLGALPVMLPAASDQARVSVPLRQLVEFRFTQGLNEVSRDNGKRRVYVEANVGGRDLGSFVDDAAARIARDVKLPPGMYIEWGGQFQNLQAATKRLAMIVPACFVLIAAALYMAIGNAMLTATVLTAVPLALAGGVFALLLRGIPFSISAAVGFIAVSGVAVLNGLVLISAIRKRLEDGVAPDAAVIDGAMERVRPVLMTALVASLGFVPMALATGTGAEVQKPLATVVIGGLITATVLTLFVLPAICGMVVRRKRGAGVGRDELAEA, from the coding sequence ATGATTGGCAATGTCCTCAGTGGATCGATTCACTACCGATGGCTTGTTCTGTTCCTGACGGTCGTGATTGCCGCAATCGGCGCCTGGCAGCTCAAGCTGCTGCCGATCGATGTCACGCCCGATATCACGAACAAGCAGGTGCAGATCAACACGGTGGTGCCAACCCTAAGCCCCGTGGAGGTCGAGAAGCGCGTGACGTATCCGATCGAAACCGCTATTTCAGGGTTGAACGGCGTCGAGAACACGCGGTCGATGTCCCGCAACGGGTTCAGCCAGGTCACCGTCATCTTCAAGGAGAGCGCCAACCTCTACTTCATGCGCCAGCAGGTATCGGAGCGACTCGTGCAGGCACGTCCCAGCCTGCCCGCAGGCGCCGAGCCGCAGATGGGTCCGGTTTCCACTGGTCTGGGCGAGGTATTCCACTACAGCGTGGAGTATCAATACCCTGATGGCAAGGGCGCACCGCTCAAGGACGGGGCGCCGGGCTGGCAACGCGATGGAAGTTTCTTGACCGAGCGCGGGGAACGGCTTGATGACCGTGTGTCGAAGCTTGCATACCTGCGAACCGTGCAGGACTGGATCATTCGCCCTCAGTTGAGGACAACGGCTGGTGTGGCCGACGTGGATTCCTTGGGTGGCTATGTCAAGCAGTTCGTGGTCGAGCCTGATGCTGCAAAAATGGCCGCCTACGGCATCTCATATGGCGACCTCGCACAGGCTCTGGAGGATGCCAATCTTTCGGTGGGTGCGAACTTCATGCGCCGTTCGGGTGAATCGTACCTGGTGCGTGCCGATGCGCGCATCAAGTCGGCGGACGAGATCTCGCGCGCCGTGATCGCCCATCGCCAGAACGTGCCGATCACGGTCGGCCAGGTGGCGTCCGTCAAGATTGGCGGAGAACTTCGCTCCGGTGCGGCCAGCCGCAATGGCCAGGAAACGGTGATAGGCAGCGCGCTGATGCTGGTTGGCGCGAACAGCCGTACCGTGGCGCAGGATGTTGGCGACAAGCTGGAACAAATCTCGAAGACGCTGCCGCCGGGTGTAGTCATCGTTCCTACGCTTAACCGATCGCAACTGGTGACCGCCACCATCGAGACAGTCGCCAAGAATCTGGTGGAAGGCGCCTTGCTGGTGGTGGTAATCCTGTTCCTGCTGCTGGGCAACTGGCGCGCTGCCGTCATTGCAGCGCTGGTCATCCCATTGTCGATGCTGGTCAGTGCTATCGGCATGAATCAGCTTGGGATCTCCGGCAACCTGATGAGTCTGGGTGCGCTGGACTTCGGCCTGATCATCGATGGTGCGGTGATCATCGTCGAGAATACCCTGCGGCGATTGGCGCAGCGTCAGCATCAGGAAGGTCGTCTACTGACGCTGAGGGAACGCCTGGACGAAGTGTTGCTGTCGTCACGGGAAATGCTTCGCCCCACGATCTATGGGCAACTCGTGATCTTCCTGGTATTCCTGCCGTGCCTGACATTCCAGGGCGTGGAGGGAAAAATGTTCTCGCCGATGGTGATGACGCTCATGCTGGCGCTGGCGTCCGCATTCGTGCTGTCCCTGACCTTCGTGCCTGCGATGCTGGCTGTGCTGCTACGCAAGGAAGTTTCCGAAAAGGAAGTACGGGTGATCGTCGCGACCAAGCAGTGGTACCGCCCGTGGCTGGAGCGGGCGGTGGCGCGACCGATTCCGTTTGTCGGCGCCGGCTTGCTGGTGCTGGCACTGGCTGCAGTTGCGTTCGCCTTTGTCGGTCGCGAGTTCATGCCAACGCTTGACGAACAGAACCTTAACCTGTCCTCCGTTCGCATTCCATCGACATCGATCGATCAGTCGGTGGCGATTGATTTGCCGCTGGAACGCGCCGTGCTCTCGCTCCCTGAGGTGAAGACTGTGTACTCCAAGGCGGGTACCGCCAGCCTGGCGGCTGACCCCATGCCGCCCAACGCCTCCGACAACTACATCATCCTCAAGCCGAAGAGTGAATGGCCGGATGGCGTAACCACCAAGGAACAGGTGATCGAGCGTATCCGGGAGAAGACGGCACCGATGGTGGGCAACAATTACGACGTCACCCAACCCATTGAGATGCGCTTCAATGAACTGATCGGTGGCGTGCGCAGCGATGTCGCCGTAAAGATCTATGGCGAGAATCTCGACGACCTGACCGCCACTGGGCAACGCATTGCCGCCGTCTTGCGCAAGACACCCGGAGCAACGGATGTGCGCGTACCGCTGACCAGCGGGTTTCCCACCTTCGACATCGTATTCGATCGCGCCGCTATCGCGCGGTATGGGCTGACGGTGAAGGAAGTGGCCGATACCGTCTCGGCAGCGATGGCGGGCCGCCCGGCAGGCCAGATATTCGATGGCGATCGGCGCTACGATATTGTCATCCGCCTGCCAGGCAATCAGCGGGAGAACCTCGATGTGCTTGGCGCGCTGCCCGTGATGCTGCCAGCCGCCTCGGACCAGGCGCGGGTTTCCGTGCCATTGCGGCAGCTTGTCGAGTTCCGATTCACACAGGGCCTGAACGAAGTGAGCCGCGACAACGGCAAGCGTCGCGTGTACGTGGAAGCCAATGTGGGCGGGCGTGACCTCGGCAGCTTTGTAGACGATGCTGCTGCGCGGATCGCGCGGGACGTCAAGTTGCCTCCCGGCATGTACATCGAATGGGGCGGCCAGTTCCAGAACCTGCAAGCCGCGACCAAGCGACTCGCCATGATTGTGCCCGCCTGCTTCGTGCTGATCGCCGCGGCGCTGTATATGGCGATCGGCAATGCAATGCTGACCGCGACAGTTCTGACGGCTGTGCCCCTGGCGCTGGCGGGAGGCGTGTTCGCACTACTGCTGCGCGGCATCCCGTTCTCCATCTCCGCAGCAGTGGGTTTCATTGCTGTCTCGGGCGTGGCCGTTCTCAATGGTCTCGTCCTGATATCGGCCATCCGCAAACGGCTGGAAGACGGGGTGGCGCCGGACGCGGCCGTGATCGATGGCGCGATGGAACGGGTGCGACCGGTGCTCATGACTGCCTTGGTGGCATCTCTGGGCTTCGTGCCCATGGCCCTCGCAACGGGGACGGGTGCGGAGGTGCAAAAGCCACTGGCAACGGTCGTGATCGGTGGATTGATCACGGCCACCGTGCTCACGCTCTTCGTGTTGCCCGCGATATGCGGCATGGTGGTGCGCCGGAAACGGGGCGCGGGCGTGGGTCGCGACGAACTCGCTGAAGCTTAG
- a CDS encoding MFS transporter — protein MLDVLRNRTYRHLFGAQVIALIGTGLATVALGLLAYDLAGANAGSVLGTALAIKMVAYVGIAPVVGAFANRLPRRAFLVAMDLVRALVAISLPFVTQIWQIYILIFLLQSASAAFTPTFQATIPDVLPEEKAYTNALSLSRLAYDMESLVSPMLAAALLSVIGFHWLFGGTVVGFLVSAAFVVSVRLPQSKAIARKESLYAKTFRGMSIYLRTHRLRGLLALNLAAAAASSMVIVNTVVYVQSKLQRPASDVPFALAAFGCGSMLVALLLPRLLANRPDRPAMLGGAILMSASLAFGVALTGFGQVIEWPMLLLTWFATGIGYSMTLTPSGRLLKRSAASADRPAVFAAQFSLSHACWLIAYPLAGQVGARYGMRAAFVVLACVSVVGFLAAWRVWPAANHEDTVPVR, from the coding sequence ATGCTGGACGTATTGCGGAACCGAACCTATCGGCACCTGTTCGGTGCGCAGGTGATCGCGCTGATTGGCACCGGGCTTGCGACGGTCGCGCTGGGTCTGCTCGCCTATGATCTGGCTGGTGCGAACGCGGGTAGCGTCCTGGGAACCGCGCTGGCAATCAAGATGGTTGCCTATGTGGGCATTGCCCCGGTTGTGGGTGCGTTCGCCAACAGGCTTCCGCGTCGCGCATTCCTTGTTGCGATGGACCTCGTGCGGGCGCTGGTGGCAATTTCTCTGCCGTTCGTGACGCAGATCTGGCAGATCTACATCCTGATTTTCCTGTTGCAGTCGGCATCGGCGGCGTTCACGCCAACTTTTCAGGCGACCATCCCGGACGTCCTTCCTGAAGAGAAGGCCTATACGAATGCCTTATCCCTGTCGCGCCTGGCGTATGACATGGAGAGTCTGGTGAGTCCGATGCTGGCCGCCGCGTTGCTATCGGTCATCGGCTTTCACTGGCTGTTCGGCGGCACTGTCGTGGGCTTCCTGGTGTCGGCTGCGTTCGTCGTTTCGGTGCGTTTGCCGCAATCCAAGGCGATAGCTCGCAAGGAGAGCCTGTATGCCAAAACGTTTCGGGGTATGTCGATCTACCTTCGGACGCACCGCTTGCGAGGGCTTCTGGCCCTGAACCTCGCCGCGGCCGCCGCCAGCTCGATGGTCATCGTGAACACGGTCGTCTATGTGCAAAGCAAGCTGCAGCGTCCGGCGTCTGATGTCCCATTCGCTCTGGCGGCCTTCGGCTGCGGATCGATGCTTGTGGCACTGTTACTGCCGAGGCTGTTGGCGAATCGTCCTGATCGTCCAGCCATGCTGGGCGGCGCCATCCTTATGTCAGCCAGTCTCGCTTTTGGAGTAGCACTGACCGGGTTCGGGCAAGTCATCGAATGGCCCATGCTTCTGCTGACGTGGTTTGCCACCGGCATCGGGTACTCGATGACGTTGACGCCAAGCGGACGTCTGCTGAAACGCTCGGCGGCTTCAGCCGATCGCCCTGCAGTGTTTGCTGCGCAATTCTCCCTCTCGCATGCGTGCTGGCTGATTGCCTATCCGCTCGCGGGGCAGGTGGGGGCGCGATACGGGATGCGTGCAGCATTTGTGGTGCTTGCGTGCGTTTCTGTTGTCGGATTTCTCGCTGCCTGGCGCGTGTGGCCAGCAGCAAATCATGAGGATACGGTCCCGGTGCGCTGA
- the flgB gene encoding flagellar basal body rod protein FlgB: METAFIQNAARSAENAHELALRLRTRRLEFLAANIANADTPNYKARDIDFGAELERAMASGNAFVGMATTSRRHLESRPSAAEEALLYRVPMQSGIDGNTVEMDVERVAFAENAVRMRFSIQKTAGEYKDMLKLYQDMRP; this comes from the coding sequence ATGGAAACCGCATTTATCCAGAATGCTGCGCGTAGCGCGGAAAACGCTCATGAACTGGCGCTCAGGCTGCGCACTCGCCGGCTGGAGTTTCTGGCAGCCAATATCGCCAACGCGGATACCCCGAACTACAAGGCGCGGGACATCGACTTTGGCGCCGAATTGGAACGGGCGATGGCAAGCGGCAATGCGTTTGTGGGCATGGCGACGACTTCGCGGCGGCATTTGGAGTCCCGTCCGTCAGCGGCGGAGGAGGCATTGCTCTACCGGGTGCCGATGCAGTCCGGCATCGATGGCAATACGGTCGAGATGGACGTCGAGCGCGTGGCATTTGCGGAGAATGCGGTGCGTATGCGGTTTTCCATTCAGAAGACGGCGGGTGAATACAAGGACATGCTCAAGCTCTACCAGGATATGCGTCCCTAG
- a CDS encoding putative bifunctional diguanylate cyclase/phosphodiesterase — protein sequence MDTLLVSECLDLTARRVALDQRYRDLVGVNQTSTNVFSVFDDDGTFLGVVTDRQATLFPARIFADLIARRPPEPVQGHASAIQLLKRMRKEACEHLPVFDAQGRYIGIVSMASLLAEFVCRSDINRREREALVSQLRTELENRKISANVLESTSDAVLVTDARLRIQYINRAFTAATGYPGADIVGRPAGFLRSGRHGRGFYAEIFATLRDGGRWEGEVWLLRADGSIAPDWVTIKTVHDEHGEVFSFVAMFADIMQRESLRAQYMHLAYYDSLTGLPNRRLFQDRLGHAIERSANKGTEFSLLFLDLNRFKDVNDTLGHSFGDRLLEVVGERFKRLVKEADFVGRIGGDEFTFILHDTADPAQVESIARRIFDELAKPIVLNGTQSYVSASIGVSRFPADGTTAEALIMNADAAMYRAKEDGIGACHFFSRGLHTKVLKRLDISNALHRALEANEFSLAWQPQVSLTTGKVIGAEVLLRWMRDGSVPVSPAEFIPVAEETGVIGAIGDWVLRESCRYVAKLEALAIDPEFRVAVNFSPLQLSWHRQEPVLQTIAQFGVDCRRFKIELTENALFVHEEGLLEFVRELGAAGVGIAIDDFGTGYSNLSSLKHLPVTELKIDRAFIHDMQGSHSDRQIVQAMISMAHMLGLRVVAEGVEYVWQVSVLREFGCEVGQGYLFSRPIDFDALVKLLDAPAVDVQAMLADG from the coding sequence ATGGACACATTGCTTGTTTCGGAGTGCCTCGACCTGACGGCACGCCGCGTTGCGCTCGACCAGCGATATCGGGATCTGGTCGGGGTCAATCAGACATCGACGAACGTCTTCTCGGTCTTCGATGACGACGGCACGTTTCTCGGTGTCGTGACGGACCGGCAGGCGACGCTTTTTCCAGCACGGATTTTCGCGGATCTGATCGCACGACGTCCACCCGAGCCCGTGCAGGGGCATGCCAGCGCGATCCAGTTGCTCAAGCGCATGCGTAAGGAAGCTTGTGAGCACCTACCCGTCTTCGATGCGCAAGGGCGATACATCGGCATTGTCTCCATGGCGTCCTTGCTGGCCGAGTTCGTTTGTCGCAGTGACATCAATCGTCGTGAACGCGAGGCGCTGGTTAGCCAATTGCGTACTGAGCTGGAAAACCGCAAGATATCGGCCAATGTGCTCGAGTCAACTAGTGACGCGGTGCTGGTAACGGACGCTCGCTTGCGCATCCAGTACATCAATCGTGCCTTCACAGCCGCGACGGGCTATCCCGGCGCGGATATTGTCGGGCGGCCGGCCGGATTCTTACGGTCTGGCCGGCATGGACGGGGCTTCTACGCGGAGATATTTGCAACCCTGCGCGATGGCGGACGCTGGGAAGGGGAGGTCTGGCTATTGCGGGCGGACGGCTCGATCGCGCCCGACTGGGTAACGATCAAGACGGTTCACGACGAGCATGGCGAAGTGTTCAGTTTCGTGGCGATGTTCGCGGACATCATGCAGCGCGAAAGCCTGCGCGCCCAGTACATGCACCTTGCCTACTACGACAGCCTGACCGGTCTGCCAAATCGACGCTTGTTCCAGGACCGGCTTGGCCATGCGATCGAACGTTCGGCGAACAAGGGTACGGAATTTTCCCTGCTTTTCCTTGACCTCAACCGGTTCAAGGACGTGAACGATACACTGGGCCACTCGTTTGGCGATCGGCTACTCGAGGTGGTCGGGGAGCGCTTCAAGCGACTGGTGAAGGAAGCGGATTTTGTCGGCCGTATCGGCGGCGATGAATTCACATTCATTCTGCACGACACCGCGGATCCTGCTCAGGTCGAGTCGATCGCGCGGCGGATCTTCGATGAACTGGCCAAGCCGATTGTCCTGAACGGTACGCAAAGCTACGTCTCCGCGAGCATTGGGGTCAGCCGATTTCCCGCCGATGGCACGACCGCAGAAGCGCTGATCATGAATGCCGATGCGGCGATGTACCGCGCCAAGGAGGATGGCATCGGCGCTTGTCATTTTTTTTCTCGCGGCCTGCATACGAAGGTGCTCAAGCGCCTCGACATCTCCAACGCGCTGCACCGCGCGCTCGAGGCCAACGAATTTTCGCTGGCCTGGCAACCCCAGGTGTCGCTCACCACGGGCAAGGTCATCGGTGCGGAAGTCTTGCTCCGCTGGATGCGAGATGGCAGCGTTCCCGTCTCGCCGGCCGAATTCATTCCGGTAGCCGAAGAGACCGGGGTAATCGGCGCGATCGGGGATTGGGTATTGCGCGAATCCTGTCGATACGTCGCGAAGCTCGAGGCACTGGCGATCGATCCGGAATTCAGGGTGGCGGTGAACTTCTCGCCCTTGCAACTGAGTTGGCACAGGCAGGAGCCTGTGCTGCAGACTATCGCGCAGTTTGGCGTTGATTGTCGGCGCTTCAAGATTGAGCTGACGGAGAACGCGTTGTTCGTGCACGAGGAAGGGCTGCTAGAATTTGTGCGGGAGCTGGGCGCCGCGGGCGTCGGAATTGCCATCGACGATTTCGGGACTGGATACAGCAATCTGTCCAGTCTGAAGCACTTACCGGTCACCGAACTCAAGATTGATCGCGCCTTTATCCATGACATGCAAGGCTCGCACAGCGACAGGCAAATCGTGCAGGCCATGATTAGCATGGCGCATATGCTTGGGCTGCGCGTCGTGGCCGAAGGGGTCGAGTACGTTTGGCAAGTGTCGGTGTTGCGGGAGTTTGGCTGCGAGGTGGGGCAAGGCTACCTGTTCAGCCGGCCGATCGACTTTGACGCGCTGGTCAAGCTACTCGATGCGCCCGCCGTCGACGTACAGGCGATGCTTGCCGACGGCTAG